Proteins from a genomic interval of Gossypium hirsutum isolate 1008001.06 chromosome A09, Gossypium_hirsutum_v2.1, whole genome shotgun sequence:
- the LOC107916973 gene encoding chromosome transmission fidelity protein 18 homolog isoform X2, producing the protein MDMDIPLPEELELLEANSHFYEEPYIDSPPSDSSPPQSPPLKNLETDGSKRPRNSDAIESPPEKNKRTKRIDIGEEEEEEEEEDWLRYAPPEETNVEVAVEKDEEVYLSRFMSAINGDCMPVTAPSGGERVYAKISGLLPEPINVLLQRVEQQAFAKALEASSEHQNDITIPETTMVHEQLWVEKYAPSSFTELLSDEQTNREVLLWLKQWDSCVFGSEIRSTSDEVLSALRRHSSTQHKKSFDMDFSRKNRGHRWINGNNNHIDNVDHGTNNLKGMQDFWNKNSRLTGPPEQKILLLCGSPGLGKTTLAHVAANHCGYRVVEVNASDDRSASTIEAKILDVVQMNSVMADARPKCLVIDEIDGALGDGKGAVEVILKMVSAEKKHDFGKENNAKKKGSKTASLTRPVICICNDLYAPALRPLRQIAKVHIFVQPTVSRVVSRLKYICNREGMKTSSIALTALAEFTECDIRSCLNTLQFLQKKNETLNVMDISSQVVGRKDVSKSAFDIWREIFHKRTKRDRKSNTSSGSSYGEFDFLHALISNRGDYDVILDGIHENILQLRFHDPVMHKTVKCLNSLGISDVMQQYVMRTQQMSLQVYQPSVAITLHRIVAQVQKPTLEWPKSFQRYRTMLMEKTDILRAWHQKIPPYISRHLSTKSCIEDLISPLLHILSPPNFRPVALHLLSETEKNNLTQLVNVMVSYSITYKNMKSDSLSSNMGHEAVSDASALSFEPPIGEFIAYKDYRSDHHVLALAMKQVLLHEVEKQKILQVSTGKSAQRTDGCCNGDQSVVGKGASVAKCAKTIGENAGAGTKTFENAKNISNTRQGNLSTSTVSSSLVSSRSATVEAKQKSTSDVRKARSGFDFFERFRKPSSRGSLDSEIAVVKEVTLERDLRPLLFKFNEGFTNAVKRPVRMRDFLL; encoded by the exons ATGGACATGGACATTCCGCTCCCTGAAGAGCTCGAGTTACTGGAAGCCAACTCCCATTTTTATGAAGAACCCTACATAGATTCTCCCCCGTCCGATTCCTCTCCTCCACAATCACCGCCCTTGAAAAATCTTGAAACCGACGGCTCAAAACGACCTCGAAACTCCGACGCAATCGAATCTCCACCCGAGAAGAACAAGAGAACCAAAAGAATTGATATtggggaggaggaggaggaggaggaggaagaagatTGGCTGCGGTACGCTCCGCCAGAGGAAACTAACGTTGAGGTTGCAGTTGAAAAGGATGAGGAAGTTTATTTGTCAAGGTTTATGTCGGCAATTAATGGCGATTGCATGCCTGTCACTGCGCCAAGTGGTGGCGAAAGAGTTTATGCGAAGATTAGCG GCCTTCTTCCTGAACCAATCAATGTTCTATTGCAAAGAGTGGAACAACAAGCTTTTGCCAAG GCCTTGGAAGCAAGTTCTGAACATCAGAATGATATAACTATTCCCGAGACAACTATGGTCCATGAACAACTTTGGGTCGAGAAATATGCTCCAAGTTCATTCACTGAGCTCCTTAGCGATGAACAAACAAATCGTGAG GTCCTATTGTGGTTAAAACAATGGGATTCCTGTGTTTTTGGATCCGAAATTAGGAGTACCTCAGATGAAGTTTTGTCAGCTCTCAGACGACATTCTTCTACTCAACATAAAAAATCTTTTGATATGGATTTTTCAAGAAAGAATAGAGGACATAGATGGATTAACGGAAATAACAACCACATTGATAATGTGGATCATGGGACCAATAATTTAAAAGGTATGCAGGACTTTTGGAACAAAAACTCAAGGCTCACTGGTCCACCAGAACAGAAG ATTCTTCTACTTTGCGGTTCCCCGGGGCTTGGAAAGACTACACTAGCGCATGTAGCTGCAAATCATTGTGGATACCGTGTTGTGGAG GTTAATGCTAGCGATGATCGATCAGCATCAACAATTGAAGCCAAAATCCTTGATGTTGTTCAGATGAACTCTGTCATGGCTGATGCAAGACCCAAATGTCTG GTGATTGATGAAATAGATGGAGCTCTTGGTGATGGGAAGGGTGCTGTGGAGGTTATTTTGAAGATG GTGTCTGCTGAAAAGAAGCATGATTTTGGGAAGGAAAATAATGCTAAGAAAAAAGGAAGTAAAACTGCATCCCTAACAAGACCT GTGATTTGCATATGTAATGACCTCTATGCACCTGCTTTAAGACCATTGCGTCAGATAGCAAA GGTTCATATATTTGTCCAGCCAACGGTGAGTCGTGTAGTAAGCAG GCTCAAGTATATTTGTAACAGGGAGGGAATGAAAACAAGTTCCATTGCCCTTACTGCACTAGCGGAATTCACCG AATGTGATATACGGTCATGTTTGAACACTCTCCAGTTTCTCCAAAAGAAGAACGAAACCCTCAATGTG ATGGACATCAGTTCACAAGTAGTTGGGCGGAAGGATGTCTCAAAAAGCGCTTTTGACATATGGAGAGAG ATTTTTCATAAAAGAACAAAGCGGGACAGGAAATCTAACACTAGTTCTGGGAGCAGCTATGGTGAATTTGACTTTCTGCATGCCCTCATATCTAACCG TGGTGATTATGATGTAATTTTGGATGGGATCCATGAAAACATTTTGCAGCTCCGGTTTCATGATCCAGTGATGCATAAGACA GTCAAATGCTTGAATTCTCTTGGCATCTCTGATGTAATGCAACAGTATGTTATGCGGACACAGCAAATGTCCCTTCAAG TTTATCAGCCTTCTGTTGCAATTACTTTGCATCGGATAGTTGCCCAAGTCCAAAAGCCAACTCTTGAGTGGCCAAAGTCATTTCAAAG ATACCGTACTATGCTGATGGAAAAGACAGATATTTTAAGGGCTTGGCACCAGAAAATTCCACCTTACATTTCTAGACATTTATCAACAAAGTCCTGCATAGAGGACTTGATATCTCCTTTGTTGCATATCTTGTCACCACCAAACTTTAGGCCG GTGGCATTGCACTTATTATCAGAAACTGAGAAGAATAATTTGACtcaattagtaaatgtgatgGTTTCCTATTCTATCACCTATAAGAACATGAAGTCTGATTCACTGTCCAGTAACATGGGACATGAAGCAGTTTCAGATGCATCAGCACTCTCTTTTGAGCCCCCCATTGGCGAGTTTATTGCTTACAAG GATTACAGATCAGATCATCATGTACTTGCCTTAGCTATGAAGCAGGTTTTATTGCATGAG GTTGAGAAGCAAAAGATTTTGCAAGTAAGCACTGGGAAATCTGCGCAGAGAACAGATGGATGCTGCAATGGAGACCAGAGCGTTGTAGGGAAAGGGGCCAGTGTAGCCAAATGTGCTAAAACTATTGGTGAGAATGCTGGTGCAGGCACAAAGACCTTTGAAAATGCGAAGAATATATCAAATACAAGGCAAGGTAATCTTAGTACCTCCACAGTTTCATCATCTTTGGTTTCTAGCAGAAGTGCCACCGTGGAGGCAAAGCAAAAATCCACTTCAGATGTCAGGAAGGCACGTAGtggttttgatttctttgaaag GTTTAGAAAACCAAGCAGCAGAGGTTCTCTGGATTCTGAAATTGCAGTAGTGAAGGAAGTGACGTTGGAAAGAGATTTGCGGCCtctgttatttaaatttaatgag GGTTTTACCAATGCCGTGAAGAGGCCGGTTCGAATGCGCGATTTTCTGCTATAA
- the LOC107916973 gene encoding chromosome transmission fidelity protein 18 homolog isoform X1: MDMDIPLPEELELLEANSHFYEEPYIDSPPSDSSPPQSPPLKNLETDGSKRPRNSDAIESPPEKNKRTKRIDIGEEEEEEEEEDWLRYAPPEETNVEVAVEKDEEVYLSRFMSAINGDCMPVTAPSGGERVYAKISGAQRDEGLEKLNLKERSKSLLPEPINVLLQRVEQQAFAKALEASSEHQNDITIPETTMVHEQLWVEKYAPSSFTELLSDEQTNREVLLWLKQWDSCVFGSEIRSTSDEVLSALRRHSSTQHKKSFDMDFSRKNRGHRWINGNNNHIDNVDHGTNNLKGMQDFWNKNSRLTGPPEQKILLLCGSPGLGKTTLAHVAANHCGYRVVEVNASDDRSASTIEAKILDVVQMNSVMADARPKCLVIDEIDGALGDGKGAVEVILKMVSAEKKHDFGKENNAKKKGSKTASLTRPVICICNDLYAPALRPLRQIAKVHIFVQPTVSRVVSRLKYICNREGMKTSSIALTALAEFTECDIRSCLNTLQFLQKKNETLNVMDISSQVVGRKDVSKSAFDIWREIFHKRTKRDRKSNTSSGSSYGEFDFLHALISNRGDYDVILDGIHENILQLRFHDPVMHKTVKCLNSLGISDVMQQYVMRTQQMSLQVYQPSVAITLHRIVAQVQKPTLEWPKSFQRYRTMLMEKTDILRAWHQKIPPYISRHLSTKSCIEDLISPLLHILSPPNFRPVALHLLSETEKNNLTQLVNVMVSYSITYKNMKSDSLSSNMGHEAVSDASALSFEPPIGEFIAYKDYRSDHHVLALAMKQVLLHEVEKQKILQVSTGKSAQRTDGCCNGDQSVVGKGASVAKCAKTIGENAGAGTKTFENAKNISNTRQGNLSTSTVSSSLVSSRSATVEAKQKSTSDVRKARSGFDFFERFRKPSSRGSLDSEIAVVKEVTLERDLRPLLFKFNEGFTNAVKRPVRMRDFLL; encoded by the exons ATGGACATGGACATTCCGCTCCCTGAAGAGCTCGAGTTACTGGAAGCCAACTCCCATTTTTATGAAGAACCCTACATAGATTCTCCCCCGTCCGATTCCTCTCCTCCACAATCACCGCCCTTGAAAAATCTTGAAACCGACGGCTCAAAACGACCTCGAAACTCCGACGCAATCGAATCTCCACCCGAGAAGAACAAGAGAACCAAAAGAATTGATATtggggaggaggaggaggaggaggaggaagaagatTGGCTGCGGTACGCTCCGCCAGAGGAAACTAACGTTGAGGTTGCAGTTGAAAAGGATGAGGAAGTTTATTTGTCAAGGTTTATGTCGGCAATTAATGGCGATTGCATGCCTGTCACTGCGCCAAGTGGTGGCGAAAGAGTTTATGCGAAGATTAGCGGTGCGCAGAGGGATGAAGGATTGGAGAAATTGAATCTCAAAGAACGATCTAAAA GCCTTCTTCCTGAACCAATCAATGTTCTATTGCAAAGAGTGGAACAACAAGCTTTTGCCAAG GCCTTGGAAGCAAGTTCTGAACATCAGAATGATATAACTATTCCCGAGACAACTATGGTCCATGAACAACTTTGGGTCGAGAAATATGCTCCAAGTTCATTCACTGAGCTCCTTAGCGATGAACAAACAAATCGTGAG GTCCTATTGTGGTTAAAACAATGGGATTCCTGTGTTTTTGGATCCGAAATTAGGAGTACCTCAGATGAAGTTTTGTCAGCTCTCAGACGACATTCTTCTACTCAACATAAAAAATCTTTTGATATGGATTTTTCAAGAAAGAATAGAGGACATAGATGGATTAACGGAAATAACAACCACATTGATAATGTGGATCATGGGACCAATAATTTAAAAGGTATGCAGGACTTTTGGAACAAAAACTCAAGGCTCACTGGTCCACCAGAACAGAAG ATTCTTCTACTTTGCGGTTCCCCGGGGCTTGGAAAGACTACACTAGCGCATGTAGCTGCAAATCATTGTGGATACCGTGTTGTGGAG GTTAATGCTAGCGATGATCGATCAGCATCAACAATTGAAGCCAAAATCCTTGATGTTGTTCAGATGAACTCTGTCATGGCTGATGCAAGACCCAAATGTCTG GTGATTGATGAAATAGATGGAGCTCTTGGTGATGGGAAGGGTGCTGTGGAGGTTATTTTGAAGATG GTGTCTGCTGAAAAGAAGCATGATTTTGGGAAGGAAAATAATGCTAAGAAAAAAGGAAGTAAAACTGCATCCCTAACAAGACCT GTGATTTGCATATGTAATGACCTCTATGCACCTGCTTTAAGACCATTGCGTCAGATAGCAAA GGTTCATATATTTGTCCAGCCAACGGTGAGTCGTGTAGTAAGCAG GCTCAAGTATATTTGTAACAGGGAGGGAATGAAAACAAGTTCCATTGCCCTTACTGCACTAGCGGAATTCACCG AATGTGATATACGGTCATGTTTGAACACTCTCCAGTTTCTCCAAAAGAAGAACGAAACCCTCAATGTG ATGGACATCAGTTCACAAGTAGTTGGGCGGAAGGATGTCTCAAAAAGCGCTTTTGACATATGGAGAGAG ATTTTTCATAAAAGAACAAAGCGGGACAGGAAATCTAACACTAGTTCTGGGAGCAGCTATGGTGAATTTGACTTTCTGCATGCCCTCATATCTAACCG TGGTGATTATGATGTAATTTTGGATGGGATCCATGAAAACATTTTGCAGCTCCGGTTTCATGATCCAGTGATGCATAAGACA GTCAAATGCTTGAATTCTCTTGGCATCTCTGATGTAATGCAACAGTATGTTATGCGGACACAGCAAATGTCCCTTCAAG TTTATCAGCCTTCTGTTGCAATTACTTTGCATCGGATAGTTGCCCAAGTCCAAAAGCCAACTCTTGAGTGGCCAAAGTCATTTCAAAG ATACCGTACTATGCTGATGGAAAAGACAGATATTTTAAGGGCTTGGCACCAGAAAATTCCACCTTACATTTCTAGACATTTATCAACAAAGTCCTGCATAGAGGACTTGATATCTCCTTTGTTGCATATCTTGTCACCACCAAACTTTAGGCCG GTGGCATTGCACTTATTATCAGAAACTGAGAAGAATAATTTGACtcaattagtaaatgtgatgGTTTCCTATTCTATCACCTATAAGAACATGAAGTCTGATTCACTGTCCAGTAACATGGGACATGAAGCAGTTTCAGATGCATCAGCACTCTCTTTTGAGCCCCCCATTGGCGAGTTTATTGCTTACAAG GATTACAGATCAGATCATCATGTACTTGCCTTAGCTATGAAGCAGGTTTTATTGCATGAG GTTGAGAAGCAAAAGATTTTGCAAGTAAGCACTGGGAAATCTGCGCAGAGAACAGATGGATGCTGCAATGGAGACCAGAGCGTTGTAGGGAAAGGGGCCAGTGTAGCCAAATGTGCTAAAACTATTGGTGAGAATGCTGGTGCAGGCACAAAGACCTTTGAAAATGCGAAGAATATATCAAATACAAGGCAAGGTAATCTTAGTACCTCCACAGTTTCATCATCTTTGGTTTCTAGCAGAAGTGCCACCGTGGAGGCAAAGCAAAAATCCACTTCAGATGTCAGGAAGGCACGTAGtggttttgatttctttgaaag GTTTAGAAAACCAAGCAGCAGAGGTTCTCTGGATTCTGAAATTGCAGTAGTGAAGGAAGTGACGTTGGAAAGAGATTTGCGGCCtctgttatttaaatttaatgag GGTTTTACCAATGCCGTGAAGAGGCCGGTTCGAATGCGCGATTTTCTGCTATAA